In Macrotis lagotis isolate mMagLag1 chromosome 8, bilby.v1.9.chrom.fasta, whole genome shotgun sequence, a single genomic region encodes these proteins:
- the LOC141494959 gene encoding small integral membrane protein 20-like, with protein MSRKLRTAMIFCGFAFLLAAAFYPIYFQPLMRTEEYKLEQAINRAGIIQADVQPPGLKVWSDPFGRK; from the coding sequence ATGTCTCGCAAACTGCGCACAGCGATGATCTTCTGCGGCTTCGCCTTCCTCCTGGCCGCCGCCTTCTACCCCATCTACTTCCAGCCCCTGATGCGGACCGAAGAGTACAAGCTGGAACAAGCCATAAATCGGGCTGGTATTATCCAAGCAGATGTACAGCCACCAGGATTAAAAGTGTGGTCTGATCCATTTGGAAGGAAGTAA